The Campylobacter ureolyticus ACS-301-V-Sch3b genomic sequence TCATAAATTTATGGTCATTACTTGCCTCAAACACGCCATCCTTTGCAACTTGTAAAACAAATGGTTTAACAGGCTTTCCAAGATCCATTAAATACCAACTAGTATCAGTTATTTCAGGTAGCACAAGTAGGCTGTATCTTTTGTAGGTTGGATTTGTTTCCCCACCTGTTAGATATGCTTTTTCTATTGATTGTATTGCTTTTGCTAAGTTTTTAGGACCACAAATTAGATGAGTTGGCATTACACCTAGGCTTTGACCAGTATCACCTTTAATGCTCATCATATAAGCCTCTGCTGCTAATAAGTTATCACTGCTTAATACCCCTGTGCCTAAATTTGCATAAGTATCAGTTCCAATTACATGCGTGTCACTAAAAAACGGCTTTTCGTCATAGCATTTATTAGTCCCAGCATCTTTTAAAATATCAGCTATTAGTTTTGCACCAAATTTTTTAGCATTAAATGCCATTTGTTGTATAGCTGGTTTATATAAACCTACCTTGTCATACTCTAAGTGGTTATTAGGAACTGTTACAGTTGCTTCAAAAGGCTGGTTTTCTAAGGTATATCCATAGTCTTTAAACTTTTTGATATCTCTATCTCCAACCCACTCTTTCATCATCGGAAAATTTCCAAGCCAAACATATTTTTCACTTAAATTATTGCTATTTACTCTCATAGCTAAAATATCAGCT encodes the following:
- a CDS encoding Mu-like prophage major head subunit gpT family protein, translated to MAHFEETAIGFKAIFQKTFNDVKSEADILAMRVNSNNLSEKYVWLGNFPMMKEWVGDRDIKKFKDYGYTLENQPFEATVTVPNNHLEYDKVGLYKPAIQQMAFNAKKFGAKLIADILKDAGTNKCYDEKPFFSDTHVIGTDTYANLGTGVLSSDNLLAAEAYMMSIKGDTGQSLGVMPTHLICGPKNLAKAIQSIEKAYLTGGETNPTYKRYSLLVLPEITDTSWYLMDLGKPVKPFVLQVAKDGVFEASNDHKFMKDAALFGCKSFMNAGYALWQLAYKSSGA